ATGCCGGCGGCGGGAGCGAGACCGGCGGCCAGCGGTCCGGCCGCGCCGGCCGCTGCGTCCCCGCCGGCGCCCGCGGGAGCCGACCCGTCCGCCCGCGCGGCTTGCACCCGCGCAGCGACCTCGCCGGCGTCGGCCGCCCGCTCCCCCCGGTCGTCGACGGTCGGACGCGGCAGGATGATCCCCTCGATGAGCCCCGCGGGAGCCGGCGTCCCCGGGCGTCCCGCGGGACCGCCCCCGGCCGGGGCGGCGGACCCGGCCGGCGGCGCCGCGGCGCCGCTCGAAGCGCCCGCCGCGGGCGTGGCGCCCAGGTCGACGTCCGCCGTCAACGCGCCGGCGATGCGGTCCTGCAGGTCGAAGGCCTCGTGGAGTGCGCCGTCCAGACGGACGGAGCGAACCACCTCTCCGGTCGAGACTTCGACCAGCCGCGCCGTGATCCGCAACCGCTCTCCCAGACGCTGATAGCCGCCGGTCACCACCCACCGCGCGCCGCCCGCGGGGCCCGCGGCGCGACCTTCGACCACCGCCAACCCCAGCGCGTCGAGATCGGCGGCGACGGTCTCGGCAATCCCGGTCCCCAGCCAGGCATCGGCCGGATTCAGTGAAATGTTGGTGAACGCCTCCACGGCGACAACGGGCGCCGGCGGGCGCGCAACCGGCGCGGACTGGCCGTGCGGCGCCCCGGCCCGCGAGCCGGCAAGGCCGCTGGTCGGCGCCGCGGCCGCGGCGAGCCGTGCCGTCCCGGCCGTCAGGCAAGCGACGGCGGCAGCGAGCGCCGCGACGCGGCGCAGCCGGCGCGCGACGTTGCTACGGGCGGCATTCCTCATCCTGGTTCCGTTCGATCCGCCGCTCCCCGGGAACCGGGCAAGCGCGGTCCGGATAGACCGCGCACGCGCGCAGCCGAGCGGTCCTGCGACTATTCGGACACGCGAACCGCGACGAGCGCAGAGGTCCAGCAGCACTGGAAGCCGCTGCCCCCCACGCCGGTCTCGTCGAGGGCTTCGGCCCGCAGGACGTACTCGCCGGGCGCGCTGAAGGTGGCCGTCGTCGTCGGGTTCTGGTCCGACGAGTCGGCGAACTCCTGAACCGGTGTCGAGAACTCGACGTCGCCCGGCCCGCGCAGCAGGTGCCAGCGGAGAATCAAGGCCGGCCGCGGCCGGCGGGAGGCCGCCTCCAGATTGTCCGTCGGCTTCTCGTCGGAGGTCCAGACGGCCAGCTCCAGGGGCACTTCCACCGCGGCGGCGAGTTCCCGCGCAATGCCGATCGGAGGACCGGTGAATCCCTCGCCGTCCGGCGCGAAGCGCACCACCGGCGGCTTGTTGCCGTTGGCGGCGTCCACGAGCGGCTCGATGATCCATTGCGGATCGAGATGCATCGGGACGGACACCGTCTCGCCGTTCGCGGTGAGATGCCAGACCACCCGGCGGTCCGGGTCGTCCCCCGGGATCCGGATGGTGAAGACGCCCCAGGCGCGGCCCGGCGCGAAGCGCGTCGGCTGCCCCTGATCGGCCGGCCCCGGCTCGATCATGTTGTTCGCGCCGACCGGCACGTCGACGACCTCCTCGGTGTTGGCGTTGAAGTAGCCGGCGAGCAGCGTGATGCTGCCGTCCGCGTTCTCGTACCACCCCTCGTAGGCCGGGTAGACCGGCGCCCCGAACTGCTGCAGCGTGCCCGGCACCTGCGCGCCGGCGGCGCCGGCCCCGAGCGCCAGCACGAGCAACGCCGCTGGCGCCGGCAACGATGCTCCCGAACCATGCCCCCACATAACCGTCCAACCTCCTCGTACGTCAGAGGAGCCGCCCCCGCGATGAGGGCGGCTCCCGGTTCCCTTCGCCGCCGGACCCCGCGCGGGCCCGCCGGGCCGCTCGGACCAGCCCGCGAGCGGCTAGTTGTCGTTCGTCGTCGCCAGCGCCTCGCGCTCCGCGATGGCCGCCGCGAAGTCGTCGTCGTCCAGGTAGGTGACGTTGACCCAGGCGTGGCCCATCTCGTCCACCGTCCGGTCGCCGTAGCCGACCCACTGGTTGGGATCGGGGTTGGCGCGGTTCGCCGACGTGTTGTCGTACCACGACTTCAGGTGCAGCACCGTCCCCTTCGGAAGCAGCGGCGCCGCGTGATCGGCGTAGACGTAGTTGAGATGCCAGTTGAAATTGAAGTCGCTCACGCGGCTCAGCACCTGCGTCGTCCCGTCCGGGAGGATGGCCGTCATCTGCATCCCCTTGCCCCGCAGGTGCATGTGCGGCTGGTAGTTCTCCACCCGGCCGTTCTGCTTCAGGACGTGGAAGCGCTCGGTCACGGTCACCTGGTTCGGCGGAATCGACAGGTGGTCGCTGCCCCCTTCGATGGTGCTGAACGCGGAGAGCACCTGCCGGTGCTTGGGCTCCTCGCCCTGCGGGTAGAGGTAGAGGCCGAGCTCCACCGTGTCGGTGATCTCCTCGCCGACCGCGTGGTAGTGGATGTCCCAAACGATGCTCGAGCCGGCCTTGATCAGCTTGCCGCTGTTCGGCCGCATGATCTCACCCTGCTTGCCGACCGCCCACTCCATCAGCAGTCCGGGACCGACGTCCGACGCCGCGCCGAGGTCGTCGTCCTCTTCCTGCTGCAGGCGCGCGAGGGCGTGGTGCGTGACGCGGCGGCCGTCGACGCTCGACGGGCGGATCTCGATGGCCCGGATCCAGCGGTCCTCGGTCAGCCCCGTCGGTACCTCCGGCTTCCACCAGCGGTCCTGGGCCACGGCCGGCACGGTGTACGGCGTCGAGTGGATGACCAGGTCCGGCGGCCCGCCGAACAGGCCGGCGTAGTTCCAGACGTCGTCGTCGGCGAACTCCACCGGCGGCGGCATGTCCTCGGGGTTGCCCCGCGGCGCGCCGGCATCGACCCAGCGGACGATAGTGTCGATCTCGGTGTCGGTGAGCGAGCGGTCGTTCTCGAAGTCCTGGATGCCGACCGACTTGTCGATGTGCCACGGCGGCATCTGGCGCGTCTCGACGCGGGTCTTGATCGACCGCGCCCACGGCCGCGATTCCGCGTAGGTCACGAGCGACATCGGCGCGATGTAGCCCGCCCTGTGGCAGGCCTGGCACTTCTGCTGGAAGATCGGCGCCACGTCCTTCGTGAACGTGGGCGTCGTGTCCTCGGCCCCGGCCGCAGCCGCACCGGGCAGCCCGAGCAGCACCGCGGCCAGCGCAATCACCGGCAACCTCGTATCGCCTCGCATGAATCGCTCCTTCAGTAGGACAAAGCCCGCCGCACCGGAAACGCCGCAGACGGCAAACGATGATTATACGCCGACTTCCGCCCGCAGCACCCTGACGGTCAGCGCTCGGCGATGCGGTACACCGCCTCGGCGGTCCGGATGATGAGGCTGTCGTCGAGGATGGCCGGCGTCGCCATCGTGAACTCGTCCAGGGGATTCTCGGCCAGGATCCGGAACTCCGGCCCCGCCTCGATGACGTAGGTGGTCCCCTGCTCGCTCAGCGCGAAGATCCTGCCGTTGTAGGCCCACGGCGAGGCGGTGAACGCCTGGCCCACGTCGATCCGCTGCCGGCCGTAGATCTCCGCCCCGGTACGGGCGTCGTGGCAGGTCATCATCCCGCGGTCGAGCAGCGTGTAGTAGTGGTCGCCGTACACCAGGGGCGAGGGGTGGTACGAGCCCCCCTGCTCCAGCGACCACGCCACGTGCTCGTTGGCCGTCTCGCCCTCGGCGAGCGAGATGTCGCCGGACGCGCCGGGCCGGATGGCGTAGACGGGCCGGAAGTAGTCGGCGATGTAGCCGGACTCCAGGTAGAGCAGGCCGTGGGCCGCGATGGGGGTCGGGATCACGATGGACGACATCCCCGCCAGTTCCCAGAGCAGCCGGCCGTCCAGGTCGTAGGAACGGATGCGGTCCGTGCCGGTGGTCACGATCTCGGTGCGCTCGGCATGCTCCCAGACGTACGGCGTCGACCAGTTGGACCCCTCGTCGCGATCGGTGCGCCACGCCTCGGCGCCGGTTTCCGCGCTCAGCGCCGCGATGTAGGACTGCTCCTCGTTGTCGACGACCAGGTAGAGCCGGCCGTCGTGCAGCACCGGCGACGACGCCGTGCCCCAGCCGTTGCGGGTCTCGGCGGGCGGCAGCTCGCGCGACCAGAGCAGCGTGCCGTCCAGGCCGAGGGCGTAGAGACCCACGTTGCCGAAGAGGACGTACAGTCGCTCGCCGTCGGTCACCGGGGTCTCGGACGCGAAGGTGTTCTTCAGGTGGTGCGACGAGGCCGGCACGCCGGTATGCAGCGCCCGACGCCAGCGCACCTCCCCCGTCTCGAGATCGAGCGCGTAGACCAGCCAGTGGTGCACGTCCTCGGGGACGTCGCGCTCGCCGAATCGGTACCAGCCGCTCTCCGGCGTCTCGACCTCGCCGTCGCTCACCACCGTGGTCAGGAACACCAGGCCGCCGGCGACGATCGGCGAGCTCCACGCGAGACCCGGCAGCGGCGTGCGCCAGGCGACGTTGTCGGTCGCGCTCCAGCGTTCCGGCAGGGCGGGGTTGTCGGCGACGACGCCGGCCGCGCCCGGGCCCCGGAACTGGGCCCACTCCTGCGCGCCGCCTGGGTCCGCGACCAGCACCAGCGCGACGCACAGCAGTAGTACCGGCACCGTCGCGCGTCCAACGAGAAAGCCCGTCTCGACCTGCCGACTGCGAACGCACGTCACCTGTACCCCTCCTGCCTGCAGTGCCCGACGGCGGCCTACCGCCGCCCCAAGATGACCACCTCTTCCGGGGTGGCCGCGAAGACCAGCTCCTCACTGACAGCCACCGGCCCAGCGGGGCCACCGAGCTCCGATGCAGCCACCCGCGCGGGCCGGGCGGGATCGGCCAGATCGAACACCTGCAGCCCATCGCCGCCGGCCGCGTAGACGAGACGGTCCCACATCGCGGCGCCGGCAAGCCGATCGGCCGTGGGAATGGACGCCGTCACGACAGGCGCGGCCGGGTCCGAGACGTCGACCGCCTGGAGCCCCGCACGTCCGCTGACGATGCAGATCAACCCGGGCGCTGCGCCCCCGGTGGAACGGGAGTCCGGCACGAAGACCTGCGTAATCGGATCGCGGCCCAGCGACAGGCTGCCGATCACTACCGGTGCGGCGGGAGCCGTTGCGTCCACCACGATCAGCCCCGCCGGCTGATCCGCCACGAAGACCAGCGGCCCGCCGGCGGCGATGCCGCGCGGGAACCCGTCGCCGAGATACTCGCCCACACGCTGGACATCGCCGGCGACATCCACGATGTCGAAGCCGAGCGAATTGTCGCCGACGAAGACGCGCGTACCCGACGCCGCGACGCCGACGGCCTGCCCACGCGTCGCGGAGGTGCCGGTCAAGCGCGGCGCCGACGGGTCGGACAGGTCCAGCCGCCGGAGCCCGTCGTGGCTGTTGGCCACGTAGACCGCGTCGCCGGCGGTGGTCAGCCCCAGCACGGGCTGCTCGAAGTCGTAGGCGCCGACCGGCCGGGGGGACGCGGGACGCGACACGTCGAGCACGCGAACGCCGGATCCGGCGCCGATGACGAGATGATCGCCGGCGGCTGCCAGCGCCGTCGCCGGGACGGGAGTCGGTACCGCGCCCAGCCTGACCAGCGTCGGGGTCTGCGCAATTGCCGAAGCGCCCGGCAGGGCCGCCGATGCGACCGCCAACGCCACCGCGACGAGAGATGGGGTTCGCATGATGCTCACGA
The window above is part of the Acidobacteriota bacterium genome. Proteins encoded here:
- a CDS encoding cytochrome c produces the protein MRGDTRLPVIALAAVLLGLPGAAAAGAEDTTPTFTKDVAPIFQQKCQACHRAGYIAPMSLVTYAESRPWARSIKTRVETRQMPPWHIDKSVGIQDFENDRSLTDTEIDTIVRWVDAGAPRGNPEDMPPPVEFADDDVWNYAGLFGGPPDLVIHSTPYTVPAVAQDRWWKPEVPTGLTEDRWIRAIEIRPSSVDGRRVTHHALARLQQEEDDDLGAASDVGPGLLMEWAVGKQGEIMRPNSGKLIKAGSSIVWDIHYHAVGEEITDTVELGLYLYPQGEEPKHRQVLSAFSTIEGGSDHLSIPPNQVTVTERFHVLKQNGRVENYQPHMHLRGKGMQMTAILPDGTTQVLSRVSDFNFNWHLNYVYADHAAPLLPKGTVLHLKSWYDNTSANRANPDPNQWVGYGDRTVDEMGHAWVNVTYLDDDDFAAAIAEREALATTNDN
- a CDS encoding PQQ-binding-like beta-propeller repeat protein, with the protein product MPVLLLCVALVLVADPGGAQEWAQFRGPGAAGVVADNPALPERWSATDNVAWRTPLPGLAWSSPIVAGGLVFLTTVVSDGEVETPESGWYRFGERDVPEDVHHWLVYALDLETGEVRWRRALHTGVPASSHHLKNTFASETPVTDGERLYVLFGNVGLYALGLDGTLLWSRELPPAETRNGWGTASSPVLHDGRLYLVVDNEEQSYIAALSAETGAEAWRTDRDEGSNWSTPYVWEHAERTEIVTTGTDRIRSYDLDGRLLWELAGMSSIVIPTPIAAHGLLYLESGYIADYFRPVYAIRPGASGDISLAEGETANEHVAWSLEQGGSYHPSPLVYGDHYYTLLDRGMMTCHDARTGAEIYGRQRIDVGQAFTASPWAYNGRIFALSEQGTTYVIEAGPEFRILAENPLDEFTMATPAILDDSLIIRTAEAVYRIAER